One genomic segment of Fibrobacter sp. includes these proteins:
- a CDS encoding phosphatase PAP2 family protein, giving the protein MFQSLLQFDCWLFVLINFHNSPAFDWVFWTITQLGNGWVVAPLLIGIICIKTPKNQLKKVLICGVLSMSVSGIINTQIKLLVKRPRPVCFFYNNSCNRPSTESIPSDIPRDELIDSSKVHVFGKVRLRNSFPSGHTNTAFSAATLLIYLYGGLFWISLVPAFLVAYSRVYLGVHFPLDTVVGAMLGVVIVISILYACRVKREFPGVKYD; this is encoded by the coding sequence ATGTTTCAATCTCTTCTTCAGTTCGACTGCTGGCTCTTTGTCCTGATAAACTTCCACAACAGCCCTGCTTTCGACTGGGTTTTCTGGACTATAACACAACTTGGTAACGGATGGGTCGTGGCACCGCTGCTGATCGGGATAATCTGTATAAAGACTCCTAAAAACCAGCTTAAAAAAGTGCTTATATGCGGGGTACTGAGCATGAGCGTGAGCGGGATTATAAACACCCAGATTAAGCTTCTGGTAAAGAGACCCCGTCCGGTATGCTTCTTTTATAACAATTCCTGTAACAGGCCTTCAACTGAATCTATTCCAAGTGACATTCCGCGTGATGAACTGATCGACTCATCAAAAGTTCATGTATTCGGAAAAGTCCGGCTCCGCAACTCTTTCCCGTCAGGACATACAAATACTGCTTTTTCCGCTGCCACACTGTTAATTTATCTGTACGGAGGACTCTTCTGGATCTCCCTTGTGCCGGCTTTTCTGGTTGCCTACTCGAGGGTGTACCTGGGGGTTCATTTTCCGCTCGATACCGTTGTCGGAGCAATGCTGGGAGTGGTTATTGTAATTTCAATTCTTTATGCCTGCAGGGTAAAGCGAGAATTTCCGGGAGTAAAGTATGATTAA
- a CDS encoding glycosyltransferase family 2 protein: MINGKKVIVVLPAYNAESTLEATYMEIPTDIVDDIILVDDASKDNTVEIAQTLGIKNIIIHKKNRGYGGNQKTCYDKALSLGADIVIMLHPDYQYTPKLITAIASIIGSGLYQVVFGSRILGKGAIRGGMPRYKYIANRLLTLTQNLLMNQKLSEYHTGYRAFSREVLSRINYQCNSDDFVFDNEMISQIFYAGYDIAEVTCPTKYFSDASSINLPRSIKYGMGVLRVTAEYLLQKHKIINLQRYRLYSVT; encoded by the coding sequence ATGATTAATGGTAAAAAGGTGATAGTTGTTCTCCCTGCCTACAATGCTGAAAGTACGCTTGAGGCTACCTATATGGAGATCCCGACTGATATAGTCGATGATATAATACTGGTTGATGATGCCAGCAAGGATAACACAGTCGAAATAGCACAGACTCTGGGGATAAAAAACATCATCATACACAAGAAAAACCGGGGGTACGGAGGAAACCAGAAGACCTGCTATGATAAAGCGCTCTCTCTTGGCGCCGACATAGTGATAATGCTTCATCCGGACTACCAGTACACCCCGAAGCTTATCACCGCCATAGCCAGTATTATAGGAAGCGGGTTATATCAGGTAGTTTTCGGTTCGAGAATTCTTGGCAAGGGAGCGATACGGGGAGGGATGCCCCGTTACAAATACATCGCCAACCGTCTCCTGACACTCACCCAGAATCTGCTGATGAATCAGAAGCTTTCGGAATACCACACCGGGTACAGGGCGTTTTCAAGAGAGGTTCTAAGCAGGATCAATTATCAATGCAACAGCGATGATTTTGTGTTTGACAACGAGATGATTTCCCAGATTTTCTATGCAGGATACGACATCGCAGAGGTAACTTGTCCCACAAAGTATTTCAGCGATGCCTCATCGATAAATCTCCCCAGGAGCATAAAATACGGGATGGGAGTGCTGAGAGTGACAGCCGAGTATCTGCTTCAGAAGCACAAAATTATAAATCTTCAGAGATACCGTCTTTACTCAGTGACCTGA
- a CDS encoding phospholipid carrier-dependent glycosyltransferase, whose amino-acid sequence MKMDKKDIRNCFLLVLLGAICFLPFLGAVHLFDWDEINFAEASREMIESGDYMRVTIDYQPFWEKPPLFFWLQVMSMKMWGVNEFAARFVNAIFGILTLLVAYIVGKKLYDRTFGFLWAATFAGSFLPHFFFKSGIIDPVFNLFIFLSITLITSGLLSSEIKRRLLMFGTAGVLSGLAVLSKGPVAFLMIAFTIFIYWALQRFRKEFSLGEVILFMGTMCFTAAVFYGIETIFHGTWFIREFLRYQIRLFSTGDAGHGRPFYFHFLVILFGCFPASFMAIRSFTKRHEPVLSQRLYNRIMIILFWVVLITFSIVKTKTVLYSSLAWFPVTYLSALTMYGVLKGALPWGKWLNRSLIAFSTVTAAAIAVFPVLIINKD is encoded by the coding sequence ATGAAAATGGATAAAAAAGATATCCGGAACTGCTTTCTTTTGGTCCTCCTTGGTGCCATCTGTTTTCTTCCCTTCCTGGGGGCGGTGCATCTGTTTGACTGGGATGAGATCAATTTCGCCGAGGCATCACGCGAGATGATAGAGAGCGGAGACTACATGAGGGTCACTATCGACTACCAGCCTTTCTGGGAAAAACCCCCGCTTTTCTTCTGGCTTCAGGTGATGTCGATGAAAATGTGGGGAGTAAACGAATTTGCCGCCCGTTTTGTAAACGCAATCTTCGGAATACTGACCCTTCTGGTCGCATATATCGTGGGGAAAAAGCTCTACGACAGGACTTTCGGATTTCTGTGGGCAGCTACCTTCGCAGGATCATTTCTCCCGCACTTTTTTTTCAAATCAGGAATAATCGACCCTGTTTTCAATCTCTTCATTTTCCTGTCAATCACACTTATAACCTCCGGGTTATTATCATCGGAAATTAAGCGGCGGCTCCTGATGTTTGGAACCGCTGGAGTGCTGAGCGGTCTTGCCGTTCTGTCAAAGGGACCGGTCGCCTTTCTGATGATAGCATTTACAATATTTATCTACTGGGCTCTTCAGAGATTCCGTAAAGAGTTTTCCCTCGGTGAGGTTATCCTGTTTATGGGGACGATGTGCTTTACGGCTGCCGTTTTCTACGGGATAGAGACAATATTTCACGGCACATGGTTTATCAGGGAGTTCCTGCGGTACCAGATCAGGCTTTTCAGTACCGGTGATGCCGGGCATGGAAGGCCATTCTATTTCCATTTCCTGGTAATACTCTTCGGATGCTTCCCGGCCTCGTTCATGGCTATCAGATCCTTTACAAAAAGGCATGAGCCGGTTTTATCCCAGAGACTCTACAACCGGATAATGATTATCCTTTTCTGGGTGGTTCTGATAACTTTCTCTATTGTAAAAACAAAAACTGTCCTGTATTCCTCACTGGCCTGGTTTCCTGTAACCTACCTTTCCGCTCTTACCATGTACGGTGTATTAAAAGGGGCTCTTCCCTGGGGAAAATGGCTTAACAGGTCTCTTATCGCTTTCTCCACTGTAACCGCTGCCGCAATTGCGGTTTTCCCTGTACTTATAATAAATAAAGACTGA
- a CDS encoding gluconokinase: MVFIVMGVSGSGKTTIGKALARALNIPFHDADSYHSKTNVEKMKRGIPLTDNDRSPWLETLSSNIEKWEKEGGGVLACSALKAVYRKILVSKTQEQVTFIFLQGTRDRISERMRNRKGHFMPETLLDSQFSVLEPPKDAITVSVENTPEKILEEILLKLHYK; the protein is encoded by the coding sequence GTGGTTTTCATAGTAATGGGAGTTTCCGGAAGCGGAAAGACGACTATCGGTAAAGCACTTGCCAGGGCATTGAATATTCCTTTCCACGATGCAGACAGTTATCATTCCAAAACCAATGTGGAAAAAATGAAGCGCGGGATACCGCTTACGGACAATGACCGCAGCCCCTGGCTTGAGACACTCTCATCAAATATCGAAAAATGGGAAAAAGAGGGTGGAGGGGTGCTTGCCTGTTCAGCGCTCAAAGCGGTTTACAGGAAGATTCTTGTCAGTAAAACCCAGGAACAGGTGACATTTATCTTTCTTCAGGGAACCAGGGATCGCATATCTGAGCGGATGAGAAACAGGAAAGGGCATTTCATGCCGGAAACTCTCCTTGACAGTCAGTTTTCGGTTCTCGAACCTCCCAAAGATGCGATCACTGTGTCAGTTGAGAATACTCCGGAGAAAATTCTTGAGGAGATTCTGTTAAAGCTGCACTATAAATAA
- a CDS encoding glycosyltransferase family 2 protein, which produces MLLSVIIPVYNEKNTISSVISRVQETPLQHGIEKEIIVVDDGSSDGTSDIVQNLGCENVRIFRHDVNIGKGAALRTGIKEAKGDFVIIQDADLEYHPREYQHLLQPLIENHADVVYGSRFVSTGPHRVLYYWHSVGNRFLTQLSNMFTNLNLTDMETGYKAFRRSVLQQVTIKENRFGFEPEITAKISRIRGIRIYEVGITYFGRTYEEGKKIGWKDGLRALYCIFKYNLFR; this is translated from the coding sequence GTGTTATTGAGTGTCATAATTCCGGTATACAATGAAAAGAACACTATCAGCAGTGTAATCTCCCGGGTACAGGAGACCCCGCTTCAGCACGGCATCGAGAAAGAGATTATTGTTGTCGATGATGGTTCCAGTGACGGGACATCTGATATTGTGCAGAATCTCGGATGTGAAAATGTACGGATATTCAGGCACGATGTGAACATAGGGAAGGGGGCAGCGCTCCGTACCGGAATAAAAGAGGCAAAAGGGGATTTTGTGATAATCCAGGATGCCGACCTGGAGTATCATCCGCGGGAATACCAGCATCTTCTGCAGCCTCTTATCGAAAACCATGCTGATGTTGTTTACGGATCGAGATTTGTCTCTACCGGGCCCCACAGGGTTCTTTACTACTGGCATTCGGTAGGAAACAGGTTTCTCACGCAACTGTCAAACATGTTTACCAACCTGAATCTTACGGATATGGAAACCGGATACAAGGCTTTTCGTCGCTCTGTGCTTCAGCAGGTCACTATCAAAGAGAATCGTTTCGGTTTTGAACCGGAGATTACCGCCAAAATCTCAAGAATCAGGGGTATAAGAATCTATGAGGTCGGGATCACCTATTTTGGACGTACCTATGAGGAGGGGAAAAAGATCGGATGGAAAGATGGTTTACGGGCACTGTACTGTATTTTTAAGTACAATCTGTTCAGATAG